Proteins encoded in a region of the Zea mays cultivar B73 chromosome 4, Zm-B73-REFERENCE-NAM-5.0, whole genome shotgun sequence genome:
- the LOC100217009 gene encoding protein NONRESPONDING TO OXYLIPINS 2, mitochondrial isoform X1 translates to MASTCFRAAARVASAAGRSAAATRSAPSAARAAAAAHRASSFSRMPVELGCCAGLSLLPLHSAVAAARLTSRLSTASSCRALSQGILCCTYPGL, encoded by the exons ATGGCATCGACCTGTTTCCGCGCCGCCGCCCGCGTGGCCTCCGCCGCCGGCCGCTCGGCGGCGGCCACCCGATCGGCTCCCTCCGCGGcccgtgccgccgccgccgcccaccgCGCCTCGTCCTTCTCCAG GATGCCGGTGGAGCTCGGGTGCTGCGCGGGATTGTCGCTGCTGCCGCTGCACAGCGCGGTGGCGGCGGCCAGGCTGACGTCGCGGCTGAGCACGGCGTCGAGCTGCCGTGCTCTCTCTCAGGGTATCCTCTGTTGCACCTATCCCGGGCTTTAA
- the LOC100217009 gene encoding protein NONRESPONDING TO OXYLIPINS 2, mitochondrial isoform X4, whose translation MASTCFRAAARVASAAGRSAAATRSAPSAARAAAAAHRASSFSRMPVELGCCAGLSLLPLHSAVAAARLTSRLSTASSCRALSQGTAAGT comes from the exons ATGGCATCGACCTGTTTCCGCGCCGCCGCCCGCGTGGCCTCCGCCGCCGGCCGCTCGGCGGCGGCCACCCGATCGGCTCCCTCCGCGGcccgtgccgccgccgccgcccaccgCGCCTCGTCCTTCTCCAG GATGCCGGTGGAGCTCGGGTGCTGCGCGGGATTGTCGCTGCTGCCGCTGCACAGCGCGGTGGCGGCGGCCAGGCTGACGTCGCGGCTGAGCACGGCGTCGAGCTGCCGTGCTCTCTCTCAGG GCACTGCTGCAGGCACATGA
- the LOC100217009 gene encoding protein NONRESPONDING TO OXYLIPINS 2, mitochondrial isoform X3, translating to MASTCFRAAARVASAAGRSAAATRSAPSAARAAAAAHRASSFSRMPVELGCCAGLSLLPLHSAVAAARLTSRLSTASSCRALSQDENDGT from the exons ATGGCATCGACCTGTTTCCGCGCCGCCGCCCGCGTGGCCTCCGCCGCCGGCCGCTCGGCGGCGGCCACCCGATCGGCTCCCTCCGCGGcccgtgccgccgccgccgcccaccgCGCCTCGTCCTTCTCCAG GATGCCGGTGGAGCTCGGGTGCTGCGCGGGATTGTCGCTGCTGCCGCTGCACAGCGCGGTGGCGGCGGCCAGGCTGACGTCGCGGCTGAGCACGGCGTCGAGCTGCCGTGCTCTCTCTCAGG ATGAAAACGATGGTACGTGA
- the LOC100277438 gene encoding uncharacterized protein LOC100277438, translated as MAGSTTTTAVCSMCGDVGFPDKLFRCARCRRRFQHSYCTNYYGDAAPAQAGAGVCDWCLRDDVGGGTKKRQHSSASAAACGGKQPHRQAEEEEEEEAAAAGWRRSAQHQPASSSSFPPSGGCSKVTGGSEHAEGGRRPRRYKLLKDVLC; from the exons ATGGCCGGCAGTACCACTACCACCGCCGTGTGCTCCATGTGCGGCGATGTCGGGTTCCCCGACAAGCTCTTCCGCTGCgcgcgctgccgccgccgcttccAGCACTC CTACTGCACCAACTACTACGGCGACGCGGCCCCGGCCCAGGCGGGCGCCGGCGTGTGCGACTGGTGCCTCCGCGACGACGTCGGCGGCGGGACGAAGAAGCGGCAGCACTCTTCGGCGTCGGCGGCGGCATGCGGCGGCAAGCAGCCGCACCGGCaggcggaagaagaagaagaagaagaagcagcagcagcaggctggAGGAGGAGCGCGCAGCATCAgccagcgtcgtcgtcgtcgttcccGCCCAGCGGCGGGTGCAGCAAGGTCACCGGCGGCAGCGAGCACGCCGAGGGCGGCCGGAGGCCCCGCCGGTACAAGCTCCTCAAGGACGTGCTGTGCTAG
- the LOC100217009 gene encoding protein NONRESPONDING TO OXYLIPINS 2, mitochondrial isoform X2, whose product MASTCFRAAARVASAAGRSAAATRSAPSAARAAAAAHRASSFSRMPVELGCCAGLSLLPLHSAVAAARLTSRLSTASSCRALSQEMGLSVRR is encoded by the exons ATGGCATCGACCTGTTTCCGCGCCGCCGCCCGCGTGGCCTCCGCCGCCGGCCGCTCGGCGGCGGCCACCCGATCGGCTCCCTCCGCGGcccgtgccgccgccgccgcccaccgCGCCTCGTCCTTCTCCAG GATGCCGGTGGAGCTCGGGTGCTGCGCGGGATTGTCGCTGCTGCCGCTGCACAGCGCGGTGGCGGCGGCCAGGCTGACGTCGCGGCTGAGCACGGCGTCGAGCTGCCGTGCTCTCTCTCAGG AGATGGGTCTATCCGTTCGAAGGTGA